One genomic window of Azospirillum thermophilum includes the following:
- a CDS encoding cell division protein FtsX, with the protein MLTMLGLRRRFDLPLAKDPSSRFLVWITALMVYLATLSLCGAMVVSDLARRWDSGLAGGLTVQIAPLAGNGAAPLNERVEAALTVLRSTPGIRSAGALSPDETGRLLEPWLGPGAADPLLPMPRLIDVVTDGPVDTASLAERLKSAAPGATLDDHAVWLADLRSFARALEGAALAVVLLIGSAGVMSVVFAVRAGLAIHRNLVELLHLMGATDRYVSRQFEAHVTGLALRGGTVGLVLALATLGGVMHAADRLQAGLLPDVGLQPWQWGVLVLVPLAAALLATATARWTVLRTLESLP; encoded by the coding sequence ATGCTGACGATGCTGGGCCTGCGCAGGCGCTTCGACCTCCCCCTGGCCAAGGATCCCTCCTCGCGCTTCCTCGTCTGGATCACCGCGCTGATGGTGTATCTGGCGACGCTGTCGCTGTGCGGCGCGATGGTCGTCTCCGACCTCGCCCGGCGCTGGGACAGCGGGCTGGCCGGCGGGCTGACGGTGCAGATCGCGCCGCTCGCCGGCAACGGCGCCGCTCCGCTGAACGAGCGGGTCGAGGCGGCGCTGACCGTGCTGCGCTCCACCCCCGGCATCCGCAGCGCCGGCGCCCTGTCGCCGGACGAGACCGGACGGCTGCTGGAGCCCTGGCTGGGGCCGGGGGCCGCCGACCCGCTGCTGCCCATGCCGCGGCTGATCGACGTGGTCACCGACGGGCCGGTGGACACCGCCTCGCTGGCCGAGCGGCTGAAGTCGGCGGCCCCCGGCGCGACGCTGGACGACCATGCGGTCTGGCTGGCCGACCTGCGCAGCTTCGCCCGCGCGCTGGAGGGGGCGGCGCTGGCCGTCGTGCTGCTGATCGGCAGCGCCGGCGTCATGTCGGTGGTCTTCGCCGTCCGCGCCGGGCTGGCGATCCACCGCAACCTGGTGGAGCTGCTGCACCTGATGGGCGCCACCGACCGCTATGTCTCGCGCCAGTTCGAGGCGCATGTGACGGGTCTGGCGCTGCGCGGCGGCACGGTCGGGCTGGTCCTGGCGCTGGCGACGCTGGGCGGCGTGATGCATGCCGCGGACCGGCTGCAGGCCGGGCTGCTGCCCGACGTCGGGCTGCAGCCCTGGCAATGGGGCGTGCTGGTGCTGGTGCCGCTGGCGGCCGCCCTGCTGGCGACCGCGACCGCGCGCTGGACCGTGCTGCGCACCCTGGAGTCGCTGCCGTGA
- a CDS encoding zinc-ribbon domain-containing protein yields the protein MIVSCPTCSTRYTLDDASVGPNGRRVRCSQCGHIWWQAPPVQEAGLETVMAEEVTEIRPPAKRSAGGGRQTAGRRSGPDRRALVPWAALAATVLLVAGGLALGREAVVSLWPPASLLYETAGLPVEPPGAGLKLQNVSSRQKAEGGATVLEVEGQIVNVSDSQRPVPRVKVLPFGKDHAPLPGWTLEAAPATLLPGEVATFRAAHPDPGSGPGAVAEITVTFDGG from the coding sequence ATGATCGTCTCCTGCCCGACCTGCAGCACGCGGTACACGCTCGACGATGCGTCGGTCGGGCCGAACGGGCGCCGCGTGCGCTGCTCGCAATGCGGCCACATCTGGTGGCAGGCGCCCCCGGTGCAAGAGGCCGGCCTCGAAACCGTGATGGCGGAGGAGGTGACGGAAATCCGTCCGCCTGCGAAACGGTCGGCCGGCGGCGGAAGGCAGACGGCCGGCAGGCGGAGCGGCCCGGACCGCCGGGCTCTGGTGCCCTGGGCGGCGCTGGCGGCGACGGTCCTGCTGGTGGCCGGCGGGCTGGCGCTCGGCCGCGAGGCGGTCGTCTCGCTCTGGCCGCCCGCCTCCCTGCTCTACGAGACGGCCGGCCTGCCGGTGGAGCCGCCGGGCGCCGGGCTGAAGCTGCAGAACGTCAGCTCCCGGCAGAAGGCCGAGGGGGGCGCCACGGTCCTGGAGGTCGAGGGGCAGATCGTCAACGTCTCGGACAGCCAGCGGCCGGTGCCGCGGGTGAAGGTGCTGCCCTTCGGCAAGGACCATGCCCCGCTGCCGGGCTGGACGCTGGAGGCGGCGCCCGCGACGCTGCTGCCCGGCGAGGTCGCCACCTTCCGCGCCGCGCACCCCGATCCCGGCTCCGGTCCGGGGGCGGTGGCGGAGATCACCGTCACCTTTGACGGCGGCTGA
- a CDS encoding flippase has protein sequence MLTILRNIGLLTLSTVVTTLCGLVATGWLARALQPEQFGVIGFGTALVGFFSLLVNSGIATLAMREIARDPGCVPELTGTVVSLRLTLSLVSYGAFAAVLFALDLPADARAVYLVQGVQLIAQALVLDFVFAGIQRMGAIALRQIGTALLTLGATVLLVHDSGDTAIAAGITAGSAAVNALWIWIGYVALFRRMTFRFSVRRWWDLLAQSAPISIGGFVWMAYHSTGVLVLGLMRPAAEVGLYSAAYKVVTLVVMLAHVIRNAFLPPLANVYGDRPAMQAGVRRFVVTMAAIAVPVTVGGMALAPEILAVLFGPAFEGAREPMRIMMAGVPLLFLVIVLGDPLLVWHRQRPYMMVMLVCGIANAALCFALTPFLGALGAATASVTTAALMLVGIAGNHIRTVGLLPARPLRQAGLSVLLTFAAYALFALGAADFTGHLVPVAAFLVKGCVIVALCGLAMMVTGLLPVVRMAGAWRRSAGQQARA, from the coding sequence ATGCTGACGATCCTGCGGAACATCGGGCTGCTGACCCTGTCCACCGTGGTGACGACGCTGTGCGGGCTGGTGGCGACCGGCTGGCTGGCGCGGGCGCTGCAGCCGGAGCAGTTCGGCGTGATCGGGTTCGGCACGGCGCTGGTCGGCTTCTTCTCGCTGCTGGTCAATTCGGGCATCGCCACGCTGGCGATGCGCGAGATCGCGCGTGATCCCGGCTGCGTGCCGGAACTGACCGGGACGGTCGTCTCGCTGCGGCTGACGCTGTCGCTCGTCAGCTACGGGGCCTTCGCGGCGGTGCTCTTCGCGCTCGACCTGCCGGCCGACGCCCGCGCCGTCTATCTGGTGCAGGGGGTGCAGCTGATCGCGCAGGCGCTGGTGCTGGACTTCGTCTTCGCCGGCATCCAGCGGATGGGCGCCATCGCCCTGCGCCAGATCGGCACCGCCCTGCTGACGCTGGGGGCGACGGTGCTGCTGGTGCACGACAGCGGCGACACCGCCATCGCCGCGGGCATCACCGCCGGGTCGGCGGCGGTCAACGCCCTGTGGATCTGGATCGGCTATGTCGCCCTGTTCCGCCGGATGACCTTCCGCTTCTCCGTCCGCCGCTGGTGGGACCTGCTGGCGCAGTCCGCCCCGATCTCCATCGGCGGCTTCGTCTGGATGGCCTATCACAGCACCGGCGTGCTGGTCCTGGGGCTGATGCGGCCGGCGGCCGAGGTCGGGCTCTACAGCGCTGCCTACAAGGTGGTGACGCTGGTGGTCATGCTGGCCCACGTCATCCGCAACGCCTTCCTGCCGCCGCTCGCCAACGTGTATGGCGACCGGCCGGCGATGCAGGCGGGGGTGCGGCGCTTCGTGGTCACCATGGCGGCCATCGCCGTGCCGGTGACGGTCGGCGGCATGGCCCTGGCGCCGGAGATCCTGGCGGTGCTGTTCGGCCCGGCCTTCGAAGGCGCGCGGGAACCGATGCGCATCATGATGGCCGGCGTGCCGCTGCTGTTCCTGGTGATCGTGCTGGGCGACCCGCTGCTGGTCTGGCACCGGCAGAGGCCGTACATGATGGTGATGCTGGTCTGCGGCATCGCCAACGCGGCGCTGTGCTTCGCGCTGACCCCCTTCCTCGGCGCTCTGGGAGCGGCGACGGCGAGCGTCACGACGGCCGCCCTGATGCTGGTCGGCATCGCCGGCAACCATATCCGCACCGTCGGCCTGCTGCCGGCCCGGCCGCTGCGGCAGGCGGGCCTGAGCGTGCTGCTGACCTTCGCCGCCTATGCGCTGTTCGCCCTGGGCGCCGCGGACTTCACCGGCCACCTCGTCCCGGTCGCGGCCTTCCTGGTGAAGGGTTGCGTCATCGTGGCGCTGTGCGGGCTGGCGATGATGGTCACCGGGCTGCTGCCGGTGGTCCGGATGGCCGGCGCCTGGCGCCGCTCCGCCGGGCAGCAGGCGCGGGCCTGA
- the ftsE gene encoding cell division ATP-binding protein FtsE, whose amino-acid sequence MIRFENVGLRYGTEPEVLRDISFTLEPGSFHFLTGASGAGKSSLLKLMYLAHRPSRGLITLFGRDMARATRADLPELRRQIGVVFQDFALLDHLSTLDNVALPLRMSGSPEVEVLEHCTEILRWVGLGNHLHALPSTLSGGQKQRVAIARSVINRPRLLLADEPTGNVDDGIGMRLLYLFEELYKLGTTVVIATHNEALIRRFDHPRLHLENGRLHVVPPERARWA is encoded by the coding sequence GTGATTCGCTTCGAGAATGTCGGCCTGCGCTACGGCACCGAACCGGAGGTGCTGCGCGACATCAGCTTCACGCTGGAACCGGGCTCCTTCCACTTCCTGACGGGGGCGAGCGGGGCCGGCAAATCCTCCCTGCTGAAGCTGATGTACCTGGCGCACCGGCCCTCGCGCGGGCTGATCACGCTGTTCGGCCGCGACATGGCCCGCGCCACCCGCGCCGACCTGCCGGAACTGCGCCGGCAGATCGGCGTGGTGTTCCAGGACTTCGCCCTGCTGGATCATCTCTCCACCCTCGACAACGTGGCGCTGCCGCTGCGCATGTCCGGCTCCCCGGAGGTGGAGGTGCTGGAGCATTGCACCGAGATCCTGCGCTGGGTCGGGCTCGGCAACCATCTGCACGCCCTGCCCTCCACCCTGTCGGGCGGGCAGAAGCAGCGGGTGGCGATCGCCCGCTCGGTCATCAACCGGCCCCGGCTGCTGCTGGCCGACGAGCCGACCGGCAACGTCGACGACGGCATCGGCATGCGCCTGCTCTACCTGTTCGAGGAGCTGTACAAGCTCGGCACCACGGTGGTCATCGCCACCCACAACGAGGCGCTGATCCGCCGCTTCGACCACCCGCGCCTGCATCTGGAGAACGGCCGGCTGCATGTCGTGCCGCCGGAACGCGCGCGGTGGGCATAA
- a CDS encoding YdcF family protein: MTGRAAPPGRRRDRLARVAVRLAVAALLLGGLWAGGLAWFAADVPRNAPDPAGAEAQRQTDAVVVLTGGSGRLGTGLELLAAGQAKKLFVSGVYDGVEVQELLKLSRRRPHDMECCITLGYTADSTIGNAYETADWMREQGFRSLRLVTANYHMRRSLLEFHMAMPDMEVIPHPVVAPTVHLADWWMWPGTANLLMNEYNKLLLAYGRYLIGRALGD, from the coding sequence GTGACCGGTCGCGCCGCGCCGCCGGGCCGCCGCCGCGACAGGCTGGCGCGCGTCGCCGTCCGGCTGGCGGTGGCCGCCCTGCTGCTGGGCGGGCTGTGGGCGGGCGGGCTGGCGTGGTTCGCCGCCGACGTGCCGCGCAACGCCCCCGATCCGGCGGGCGCCGAGGCGCAACGGCAGACCGACGCGGTGGTGGTGCTGACCGGGGGAAGCGGGCGGCTCGGCACCGGGCTGGAGCTGCTGGCGGCCGGCCAGGCGAAGAAGCTGTTCGTCTCCGGCGTCTATGACGGCGTCGAGGTGCAGGAACTGCTGAAGCTGTCGCGCCGCCGCCCGCACGACATGGAATGCTGCATCACGCTGGGCTACACGGCCGACAGCACGATCGGCAACGCCTACGAGACGGCGGACTGGATGCGCGAGCAGGGGTTCCGCTCGCTGCGGCTGGTCACCGCCAACTACCACATGCGGCGAAGCCTGCTGGAGTTCCACATGGCGATGCCGGACATGGAGGTGATTCCCCACCCGGTGGTGGCGCCGACCGTGCATCTGGCGGACTGGTGGATGTGGCCGGGCACCGCCAACCTGTTGATGAACGAGTACAACAAGCTGCTGCTGGCCTACGGCCGCTATCTGATCGGCCGCGCGCTGGGCGACTGA